One Candidatus Eisenbacteria bacterium genomic region harbors:
- the pilO gene encoding type 4a pilus biogenesis protein PilO codes for MNELLRFLPRRTLTALAIAGLTVAGVHFGILAPLQRATVRLNTQANTLAADVAQVSQSSRELTEWLRQHRGTPEADPRALDSMSPELAVPALLQRISELGARHDVHVTGIRPEAPDAPISVDVGDGAARTYVRVPVHLVASARYRSLGAFLEDLQGQGGLALVRTVHLTLSEVRGMVTVELWIDAYGRVS; via the coding sequence ATGAACGAGCTCCTGAGGTTCCTGCCGCGGCGCACCCTGACCGCGCTCGCGATCGCCGGGCTGACCGTGGCCGGCGTGCACTTCGGCATCCTCGCGCCGCTGCAGCGGGCCACCGTGCGCCTCAACACCCAGGCCAACACGCTGGCCGCGGACGTGGCCCAGGTGTCGCAGTCCTCGCGCGAGCTCACCGAGTGGCTGAGGCAGCATCGCGGCACCCCGGAGGCCGATCCGCGCGCGCTCGATTCGATGTCCCCGGAGCTGGCGGTCCCGGCGCTGCTGCAGCGGATCTCCGAGTTGGGGGCGCGGCACGACGTGCATGTGACCGGCATCCGACCGGAGGCCCCCGACGCGCCCATCTCGGTGGACGTGGGGGACGGCGCGGCCCGCACCTACGTGCGCGTGCCGGTGCACCTGGTGGCCAGCGCCCGCTACCGCAGCCTGGGCGCGTTCCTCGAGGACCTGCAGGGCCAGGGCGGACTGGCGCTGGTGCGCACGGTGCACCTGACGCTCTCCGAGGTGCGCGGGATGGTGACCGTGGAGCTGTGGATTGACGCCTATGGGAGAGTCTCCTGA
- a CDS encoding type II secretion system protein, producing MKTLRSQRGFTLIELVIVIVILGILASVALPKYEDMRENARSAAIKGQLGAIRAAVAIQYAKSSLTSGSATFPALAGTIFADGQIPLEPVNNVRTVKSTAGVDNSGGWQYTQSTGMVKCNLYAYSSY from the coding sequence GTGAAGACTCTCCGCAGCCAGCGTGGTTTCACCTTGATCGAACTGGTCATCGTGATCGTGATCCTGGGCATCCTGGCCTCGGTGGCCCTGCCCAAGTACGAGGACATGCGCGAGAACGCCCGCTCCGCTGCCATCAAGGGCCAGCTGGGCGCGATCCGTGCCGCCGTGGCCATCCAGTACGCCAAGAGCTCGCTGACCAGCGGCAGCGCGACGTTCCCGGCGCTCGCGGGCACCATCTTCGCCGATGGCCAGATCCCCCTGGAGCCGGTCAACAACGTCCGCACCGTGAAGAGCACCGCGGGCGTGGACAACAGCGGCGGCTGGCAGTACACGCAGTCCACCGGCATGGTGAAGTGCAACCTGTACGCCTACTCGTCCTACTAG
- a CDS encoding phage holin family protein — protein sequence MVALLTRWIVLTVAVLLSGTIIKGITVESPLKAFLAAVVLSLLNAILRPVLIFLTLPINILTLGLFILVINAFLLWLTSVILRGGLVIHGIVPAILGALFISVVSGLLNWLVRSGEKKRP from the coding sequence GTGGTTGCGCTCCTGACCCGATGGATCGTGCTGACGGTGGCGGTGCTGCTCTCCGGCACCATCATCAAGGGCATCACCGTGGAGAGCCCGCTCAAGGCGTTCCTCGCGGCGGTGGTGCTGAGCCTGCTCAACGCCATCCTGCGCCCGGTCCTCATCTTCCTCACCCTGCCCATCAACATCCTTACGCTGGGCCTGTTCATCCTGGTGATCAACGCCTTCCTGCTGTGGCTCACCTCGGTGATCCTGCGCGGCGGGCTGGTGATCCACGGCATCGTACCGGCGATCCTGGGCGCGCTGTTCATCTCGGTGGTCAGCGGCCTGCTGAACTGGCTGGTGCGCTCCGGGGAGAAGAAACGGCCATGA
- a CDS encoding DUF2723 domain-containing protein has protein sequence MRGTVTGAADPDASRTGSSGRARLEAAAVGVAAACLFAATASRDLAAGDAGELLLAARSLGIPHPPGYPLWVWLAGLFGHVAPGPFAWRVALLSAVSAAVGLALLYRLAVRSGAGRAASALAVTGLALTPLFWSTAGSVEVYALAFAVNVAAAWALCGYARRGGAPRLFAASAACGLALVAHQSAALLLPVAAAGILPRLRTQRTRWKPLLGGLAAGLSPFLWLPLRAAQHPALNWGNDASPGRLFANLTRACYGGLTQNTLEAPRLAREAGFFASFQASQWGLVAAVMALAGLAVWAGRSRRAAALAALALIALPAGLALLLRFEPDPVHTFQVSQFLLPMTAVMALGLAHALGFALRTPLRAPVLALALAWLAGSAFLNRPATEPAGGTLARRYGQDLLAALPPGATLFVEGDNETFTLAWLQKGEGLRPDVRVIHRRGHVFEDPYGLAGLPRREWPARQRAVEARLIASGPGPWFCAGEMPVPPGFASVPEGLVRRIVRSPAPARPDRVPGLPVTLAEARRGDFVTRKVAVAYLEGAARKALQTGPMDRAVHAYRQLAYVAYDFPEARYDLGRVLSMAGQAEAARAEMRAALLLAPNEGWLRAAAREMGVRTS, from the coding sequence TTGCGCGGCACCGTGACCGGCGCGGCCGACCCCGACGCCTCGCGCACCGGCTCGTCCGGGCGCGCGCGCCTCGAGGCGGCCGCGGTGGGCGTGGCCGCGGCATGCCTGTTTGCCGCGACCGCGTCCCGCGACCTGGCGGCGGGTGACGCGGGCGAACTGTTGCTGGCCGCCCGCAGCCTCGGCATCCCGCACCCTCCCGGCTACCCCCTGTGGGTGTGGCTGGCGGGGTTGTTCGGGCATGTGGCGCCCGGCCCGTTTGCCTGGCGGGTGGCGCTGCTCTCGGCGGTCTCGGCCGCCGTGGGGCTGGCGCTGCTGTACCGGCTGGCCGTCCGATCCGGCGCAGGACGCGCCGCCTCGGCGCTGGCGGTGACGGGGCTGGCGCTGACGCCGCTGTTCTGGTCCACGGCCGGTTCCGTGGAAGTGTACGCACTGGCGTTCGCGGTGAATGTGGCGGCGGCCTGGGCGCTGTGCGGGTACGCACGGCGCGGCGGCGCCCCAAGGCTGTTCGCGGCATCGGCCGCCTGCGGCCTGGCGCTGGTCGCGCACCAGTCGGCGGCGCTGCTGTTGCCGGTGGCGGCCGCGGGCATCCTGCCGCGCCTGCGCACCCAGCGCACCCGCTGGAAGCCGCTGCTCGGCGGGCTGGCCGCCGGGCTGAGCCCGTTCCTGTGGCTGCCCCTGCGCGCCGCGCAGCACCCGGCACTCAACTGGGGCAACGACGCGAGCCCCGGGCGCCTGTTCGCCAACCTGACGCGAGCCTGCTACGGCGGCCTCACGCAGAACACGCTGGAAGCCCCCCGGCTGGCCCGGGAGGCGGGGTTCTTCGCCTCGTTCCAGGCCTCGCAGTGGGGCCTGGTCGCGGCGGTGATGGCGCTGGCCGGCCTGGCCGTGTGGGCCGGCCGTTCGCGGCGCGCGGCGGCGCTGGCCGCGCTCGCGCTGATCGCGCTGCCGGCGGGACTCGCCCTGCTGCTGCGCTTCGAGCCGGACCCGGTGCACACATTCCAGGTCTCCCAGTTCCTGCTGCCGATGACGGCGGTGATGGCCCTGGGCCTCGCCCACGCCCTCGGTTTCGCGCTGCGCACCCCGCTGCGCGCGCCGGTTCTGGCGCTGGCGCTGGCGTGGCTCGCCGGTTCGGCGTTCCTCAACCGGCCGGCGACTGAACCCGCCGGCGGGACGCTGGCCCGCCGCTACGGACAGGACCTGCTGGCGGCCCTGCCGCCGGGTGCGACGTTGTTCGTGGAGGGCGACAACGAGACCTTCACGCTGGCGTGGCTGCAGAAGGGCGAAGGGCTGCGGCCCGACGTCCGCGTGATCCACCGCAGGGGTCACGTGTTCGAGGATCCCTACGGCCTCGCGGGCCTGCCGCGCCGCGAGTGGCCCGCGCGCCAGCGCGCCGTGGAGGCGCGGCTGATCGCCTCGGGCCCGGGGCCGTGGTTCTGCGCGGGCGAGATGCCCGTGCCGCCCGGATTCGCGAGCGTTCCGGAGGGCCTGGTGCGGCGCATCGTGCGCTCGCCCGCGCCGGCCCGCCCCGACCGCGTGCCCGGCCTGCCGGTCACCCTGGCGGAGGCGCGGCGCGGGGACTTCGTGACGCGCAAGGTCGCGGTCGCCTACCTGGAGGGCGCGGCCCGCAAGGCGCTTCAGACCGGCCCGATGGACCGCGCGGTGCATGCGTACCGGCAACTGGCCTACGTGGCCTACGACTTCCCCGAGGCGAGGTATGACCTCGGGCGCGTTCTTTCCATGGCCGGGCAGGCGGAAGCCGCCCGGGCCGAGATGCGTGCCGCGCTGCTGCTGGCCCCCAACGAGGGCTGGCTCCGCGCCGCGGCGCGCGAGATGGGAGTGCGTACCTCGTGA
- a CDS encoding response regulator, which yields MEGKASGRILVVDDEEDLGRILKFALMAAGHEVILAMDGAEGLRMAREDDPDLILLDLMLPKIDGYKVCRMLKFDERYKQIPIVILSARTQEVDKQMARETGADLFITKPYNLNEILATIQQLLQTSPSYLKKAS from the coding sequence ATGGAAGGCAAGGCCAGCGGTCGCATCCTCGTGGTGGACGACGAGGAGGACCTGGGACGGATCCTCAAGTTCGCCCTGATGGCGGCGGGCCACGAAGTCATCCTGGCGATGGATGGCGCCGAGGGGCTGCGCATGGCCCGCGAGGATGACCCGGACCTGATCCTGCTCGACCTGATGCTGCCCAAGATCGACGGCTACAAGGTCTGCCGCATGCTCAAGTTCGACGAGCGCTACAAGCAGATCCCGATCGTGATCCTGAGCGCACGCACCCAGGAGGTGGACAAGCAGATGGCGCGCGAGACCGGCGCCGACCTGTTCATCACCAAGCCGTACAACCTGAACGAGATCCTGGCGACCATCCAACAGTTGCTGCAGACGTCGCCGAGCTACCTGAAGAAGGCCAGCTAG
- the pilM gene encoding type IV pilus assembly protein PilM, translating to MNPTALSRLTPTLRRLAAAGTRPLAVPGRRRALRGEVVGVDLGGSCIRLARVRRAGSRLELLSFAEIPIAPALTDESPLRRPEVAAALREALRRHGMAGRPAVALVSGLDVVLRRTTMPDMSRADLLSALALEAHKYVPFAAERIALDVERLGPAAEPGQSDLLVAACDRVRVADARALLTKAGLKVLAITTPPLAFRNVMRHTRLAEGNDVTALFDVGRQTTNLCIFKHDELRFSRELSMGSQAFTEALRTIIVPGQPTVKLTDEEAERLKQEHGIPMGEDEKKVAGGIPLAHVAIMLRPTLERLVREIWGSFDYCNEEFLGESVQRVFLTGRGARLRNFAPYLESVLKVPVTVLDLGADVLASGAPSGVEPGALGFAPVLALEDLSGLNLVHALEGPEPAEGEKVAALFTLPRIATAAVLALAVDGSMVLMQHAEATGRVRSLTQARAAAQTQEPGLQALEGRMQTLRTHQALLASLSGGRPDWALLLKDLSLRIGPTLRLSEVRPEEQKPDPSAPAGTTARPRVVMEGTLMPSAMRPEEDIATTLRALMASPFFQDVRLVECTPATDGRSHVVIACGLKGAP from the coding sequence GTGAACCCGACGGCGCTGTCCCGGCTCACCCCGACGCTCCGCCGCCTCGCGGCCGCGGGGACCCGGCCGCTGGCCGTCCCCGGCCGGCGCCGCGCGCTGCGCGGCGAGGTGGTGGGCGTGGACCTCGGCGGCTCCTGCATCCGCCTGGCGCGGGTGCGCCGCGCGGGGAGCCGCCTCGAGCTGTTGTCGTTCGCGGAGATCCCGATCGCCCCGGCCCTGACCGACGAGTCGCCGCTGCGCCGCCCCGAGGTGGCCGCGGCCCTGCGCGAGGCGCTCCGCAGGCACGGCATGGCCGGCCGGCCTGCCGTGGCGCTGGTCAGCGGGCTGGACGTGGTGCTGCGCCGCACCACCATGCCCGACATGTCGCGCGCCGACCTGCTCTCGGCGCTGGCGCTGGAAGCCCACAAGTATGTCCCGTTCGCGGCCGAGCGCATCGCGCTGGACGTCGAGCGGCTGGGCCCCGCGGCCGAGCCCGGCCAGTCCGACCTGCTGGTCGCGGCGTGCGACCGGGTCCGCGTCGCGGACGCCCGCGCCCTGCTCACGAAGGCGGGTCTGAAGGTGCTGGCCATCACCACCCCGCCGCTGGCGTTCCGCAACGTGATGCGCCACACCCGGCTGGCCGAGGGCAACGACGTCACCGCGCTCTTCGACGTGGGCCGCCAGACCACCAACCTGTGCATCTTCAAGCACGACGAGTTGCGCTTCTCGCGCGAACTCTCCATGGGCAGCCAGGCGTTCACCGAGGCGCTGCGCACCATCATCGTGCCGGGACAGCCCACCGTGAAGCTCACCGACGAGGAGGCCGAGCGGCTGAAGCAGGAGCACGGCATCCCGATGGGCGAGGACGAGAAGAAGGTGGCCGGCGGGATCCCGCTGGCCCACGTGGCCATCATGCTGCGCCCCACGCTCGAGCGGCTGGTGCGAGAGATCTGGGGATCCTTCGACTACTGCAACGAGGAGTTCCTGGGGGAATCGGTGCAGCGCGTGTTCCTGACCGGGCGCGGCGCCCGGCTGCGCAACTTCGCGCCGTACCTCGAGTCCGTGCTCAAGGTGCCGGTGACGGTGCTGGACCTGGGCGCCGACGTGCTGGCCTCGGGCGCCCCGTCGGGCGTGGAGCCCGGCGCGCTGGGCTTCGCCCCGGTGCTGGCCCTGGAAGACCTCTCCGGCCTGAACCTGGTCCACGCCCTGGAGGGCCCCGAGCCCGCCGAGGGTGAAAAGGTCGCCGCGCTGTTCACGCTGCCGCGCATCGCCACCGCGGCCGTGCTGGCGCTCGCGGTGGACGGCTCGATGGTCCTGATGCAGCACGCCGAGGCCACCGGCCGGGTGCGCTCGCTGACCCAGGCCCGCGCCGCCGCGCAGACCCAGGAGCCCGGACTGCAGGCCCTGGAGGGCCGCATGCAGACGCTGCGCACCCACCAGGCGCTGCTGGCTTCGCTCTCCGGCGGCCGGCCCGACTGGGCGCTCCTGCTCAAGGACCTGTCGTTGCGCATCGGCCCCACGCTGCGCCTCTCCGAGGTGCGCCCCGAGGAGCAGAAGCCGGATCCCTCGGCCCCCGCCGGGACCACCGCCAGGCCACGCGTGGTCATGGAGGGCACGCTGATGCCCTCGGCGATGCGGCCCGAGGAGGACATCGCCACCACGCTGCGCGCACTCATGGCCTCGCCGTTCTTCCAGGACGTGCGGCTGGTGGAGTGCACCCCGGCCACCGATGGCCGCAGCCACGTGGTGATCGCGTGCGGCCTGAAGGGGGCGCCATGA
- a CDS encoding bifunctional (p)ppGpp synthetase/guanosine-3',5'-bis(diphosphate) 3'-pyrophosphohydrolase, with product MSEPLPGLDLVFRALEFSADRHRDQRRKDTNAAPYINHPIAVAGVLVTVGGVRDMVTLAAAVLHDTLEDTQTTAQEIEDRFGLEVRLLVEEMTDDKTLPRAARKQAQIQHAAVASDRAKQVKLADKICNVRDVAHAPPASWNLERRREYLLWTEQVVAGCRGVNAALEACYDEALREGRRTLGLDE from the coding sequence ATGAGCGAACCCCTGCCCGGCCTGGACCTGGTGTTCCGGGCCCTCGAGTTCTCCGCCGACCGGCACCGTGACCAGCGGCGCAAGGACACCAACGCCGCGCCCTACATCAACCATCCCATCGCGGTGGCCGGGGTGCTGGTCACCGTGGGCGGGGTCCGCGACATGGTCACGCTCGCGGCGGCGGTGCTGCACGACACGCTGGAGGACACCCAGACCACCGCGCAGGAGATCGAGGACCGCTTCGGGCTCGAGGTGCGGCTGCTGGTGGAGGAGATGACCGACGACAAGACGCTGCCGCGCGCGGCCCGCAAGCAGGCGCAGATCCAGCACGCCGCGGTGGCCTCGGACCGCGCCAAGCAGGTCAAGCTCGCCGACAAGATCTGCAACGTGCGCGACGTGGCCCACGCGCCGCCGGCCAGCTGGAACCTGGAACGCCGCCGGGAGTACCTGCTGTGGACCGAGCAGGTGGTGGCCGGATGCCGCGGCGTCAACGCCGCCCTGGAAGCGTGCTACGACGAGGCCCTGCGAGAGGGGCGCCGCACGCTGGGACTGGACGAGTGA
- a CDS encoding prepilin-type N-terminal cleavage/methylation domain-containing protein: MKHSHGERGFTLIELVIVIVILGILASIALPKYEDLALQARTSTLKAQVGTIRAALAIQYARSASLGGAVGYPALTGAVFNDGQVPVEVFTGSRAVKNTAGLDDTGGWQYTQATGLVKCNLYAYSSY, encoded by the coding sequence GTGAAGCACTCCCATGGAGAGCGTGGGTTCACGCTCATCGAGCTGGTCATCGTGATCGTGATCCTGGGCATCCTGGCCTCGATCGCGCTGCCCAAGTACGAGGACCTGGCCCTGCAGGCCCGCACCTCCACGCTGAAGGCCCAGGTCGGCACCATCCGCGCCGCGCTGGCCATCCAGTACGCGCGCAGCGCCAGCCTGGGGGGCGCGGTGGGCTACCCCGCGCTGACCGGGGCGGTGTTCAACGACGGGCAGGTTCCGGTGGAAGTGTTCACCGGCTCGCGCGCGGTGAAGAACACCGCCGGCCTGGACGACACGGGTGGCTGGCAGTACACGCAGGCCACCGGCCTGGTGAAGTGCAACCTGTACGCGTACTCGTCCTATTAG
- the hemN gene encoding oxygen-independent coproporphyrinogen III oxidase, whose translation MSGSSSVRVTAERLARFDRPGPRYTSYPTAVEFHEGFTAEMYVERLQQASELVDQPISMYIHLPFCEERCYFCGCNVIITRKPEVSTRYLESLHREIRLTAKLLGKRRKVNQYHWGGGTPTYLTPDQMEKLHAVVREEFEFTPDAEIAIEVDPRVTTQEQVELLRRLGWNRISMGVQDFDPQVQEAVNRIQPFEMTRDLFHRCREAGFSSINLDLIYGLPHQTPDSFRHTVEQVAGLRPDRVACYSYAYVPWIKHNQKGIDPAGLPARDVKFELFATAIDSFLSSDYVQVGMDHFAVVTDELAMARKEGRLYRNFMGYTVMPAVDQVGLGVSSIGDVRGAFAQNTKKLPFYYGNVDKGLPPVDRGYAMVGDDALRRDVIMQIMCNFRVDIPRLEEHWGIRFGETFARELEALKRGPGEDGLVRVEPGVLECTEEGRLFVRLVAMHFDRYLRDVTPDKPVYSRTV comes from the coding sequence TTGAGCGGCTCATCCTCGGTGCGCGTCACCGCGGAGCGCCTGGCCCGCTTCGACCGACCCGGTCCCCGGTACACTTCCTACCCCACGGCCGTGGAGTTCCACGAGGGCTTCACCGCCGAAATGTACGTGGAGCGCCTGCAGCAGGCCTCCGAGCTGGTGGACCAGCCCATCTCGATGTACATCCACCTGCCGTTCTGCGAGGAGCGCTGCTACTTCTGCGGCTGCAACGTCATCATCACCCGCAAGCCCGAGGTGTCCACGCGCTACCTCGAGAGCCTGCATCGCGAGATCCGCCTCACCGCGAAGCTGCTCGGGAAGCGCCGCAAGGTGAACCAGTACCACTGGGGCGGCGGCACTCCCACGTATCTCACGCCCGACCAGATGGAGAAGCTCCACGCGGTCGTGCGCGAGGAGTTCGAGTTCACGCCCGACGCCGAGATCGCCATCGAGGTGGACCCGCGCGTCACCACCCAGGAGCAGGTCGAGCTGCTGAGGCGGCTGGGTTGGAACCGGATTTCGATGGGCGTGCAGGACTTCGACCCGCAGGTGCAGGAGGCGGTCAACCGCATCCAGCCCTTCGAGATGACGCGCGACCTGTTCCATCGGTGCCGCGAGGCCGGGTTCAGTTCCATCAACCTGGACCTGATCTACGGCCTGCCGCACCAGACACCCGATTCGTTCCGGCACACCGTGGAGCAGGTGGCCGGGCTGCGGCCCGACCGGGTGGCCTGCTACTCCTACGCCTACGTGCCCTGGATCAAGCACAACCAGAAGGGCATCGACCCCGCCGGCCTGCCCGCACGCGACGTGAAGTTCGAGTTGTTCGCCACCGCCATCGACAGTTTCCTGTCCTCGGACTACGTGCAGGTGGGCATGGATCACTTCGCCGTGGTCACCGACGAGCTGGCGATGGCCCGGAAGGAGGGCCGCCTGTACCGGAACTTCATGGGCTACACGGTCATGCCCGCGGTGGACCAGGTGGGTCTCGGCGTGTCGTCCATCGGGGACGTGCGCGGCGCGTTCGCGCAGAACACCAAGAAGCTGCCCTTCTACTACGGCAACGTGGACAAGGGGCTGCCGCCGGTGGACCGCGGCTACGCCATGGTGGGCGACGACGCCCTGCGGCGCGACGTGATCATGCAGATCATGTGCAACTTCCGGGTGGACATCCCCCGACTGGAAGAGCACTGGGGCATCCGCTTCGGGGAGACGTTCGCCAGGGAACTGGAGGCGCTGAAGCGCGGGCCGGGGGAGGACGGGCTGGTGCGGGTGGAGCCGGGGGTGCTGGAGTGCACCGAGGAAGGCCGGTTGTTCGTGCGGCTGGTGGCGATGCACTTCGACCGGTACCTGAGGGACGTCACGCCGGACAAGCCGGTGTATTCGCGGACGGTTTAG
- a CDS encoding adenosine-specific kinase, which produces MQLEAVPIQFPPDTNVIVGHAHFIKTVEDLYEICATTLPGGRYGIAFSEASGARLVRSEGNDDELRAAAADNARRIGAGHTFVILLRQAFPINVLNAVKQCAEVCTVHCATANPTEILVAATASGRGVVGVVDGQPPLGVEDAAGVVWRKDFLRKIGYKR; this is translated from the coding sequence ATGCAACTCGAAGCCGTGCCGATCCAGTTCCCGCCGGACACCAATGTCATCGTGGGTCACGCCCACTTCATCAAGACGGTGGAGGACCTCTACGAGATCTGTGCCACCACGCTGCCGGGCGGGCGCTACGGGATCGCCTTCAGCGAGGCGTCCGGGGCGCGGCTGGTCCGCTCCGAGGGCAACGACGACGAGCTGCGCGCCGCGGCCGCGGACAACGCGCGGCGCATCGGCGCGGGGCATACCTTCGTGATCCTGCTCCGGCAGGCGTTCCCCATCAACGTGCTCAACGCGGTCAAGCAGTGCGCGGAGGTGTGCACGGTGCACTGCGCCACGGCCAATCCCACCGAGATCCTGGTGGCGGCCACCGCGTCGGGGCGCGGCGTGGTGGGCGTGGTGGACGGGCAGCCGCCGCTGGGCGTCGAAGACGCGGCGGGCGTGGTGTGGCGGAAGGACTTCCTGCGCAAGATCGGCTACAAGCGCTAG
- a CDS encoding type II secretion system F family protein codes for MPAYQYKARERGGEFRAGVLEAPDEAEALRLLEQQALLPVRIAPADAPRAAAGPKRPGFFRKRVKPKDLITYTRQLETLLESGISLTQSLAILADQTSCEPLRDATRRVQEAVEQGQSFAEALEAEPGVFPPLYVSMLRAGEEGGVMADMLERTATLLEQEAETNERIRSATFYPNLVIVELLLAFAVLVKFVLPRYAVFFRTLGADLPLPTRMMLAVSDVSQKYGAPILGGLIVAAVAAGFYVRTPAGRWHWHMLQIRMPIFGEIVLKSILSRFARILAALLNSGTPITTSLDIVRRTMQNVVLEKEVLQMRDGIISGQGVSGTMKDSRVFPPLVVKMLAVGEETGSLDKMLLKISSYYDRDVSSLVKNLATAIEPVLLVVMGVAVLFFALAVFMPMWNLMGAVRH; via the coding sequence GTGCCCGCCTACCAGTACAAGGCCCGCGAGCGCGGCGGCGAATTCCGCGCCGGGGTGCTCGAAGCTCCAGACGAGGCCGAGGCCCTCCGGCTGCTCGAGCAGCAGGCGCTGCTCCCGGTGCGGATCGCGCCGGCCGACGCCCCCCGCGCCGCCGCCGGGCCGAAGCGCCCGGGCTTCTTCCGCAAGCGCGTGAAACCCAAGGACCTCATCACCTACACCCGCCAGCTCGAGACCCTTCTGGAGTCGGGCATCTCGCTGACCCAGAGCCTCGCGATCCTGGCCGACCAGACCTCCTGCGAACCGCTGCGCGACGCCACCCGCCGGGTGCAGGAGGCGGTGGAGCAGGGTCAATCGTTCGCGGAGGCGCTGGAGGCCGAGCCCGGCGTGTTCCCCCCGCTGTACGTGAGCATGCTGCGGGCGGGCGAAGAGGGCGGTGTGATGGCGGACATGCTGGAGCGCACCGCCACGCTGCTGGAGCAGGAAGCCGAGACCAACGAGCGCATCCGCTCCGCCACCTTCTATCCCAACCTGGTCATCGTGGAGCTGCTGCTGGCCTTCGCGGTGCTGGTGAAGTTCGTGCTCCCGCGCTACGCGGTGTTCTTCCGCACCCTGGGCGCGGACCTCCCGCTGCCCACCCGGATGATGCTGGCGGTGAGCGACGTCAGCCAGAAGTACGGCGCGCCCATCCTGGGCGGACTCATCGTGGCCGCCGTGGCCGCCGGGTTCTACGTCCGCACCCCGGCGGGGCGGTGGCACTGGCACATGCTGCAGATCCGGATGCCGATCTTCGGCGAGATCGTCCTCAAGAGCATCCTGTCGCGGTTTGCGCGCATTTTGGCGGCGCTGCTCAACAGCGGCACGCCCATCACCACCTCGCTCGACATCGTGCGGCGCACCATGCAGAACGTGGTGCTGGAGAAGGAGGTGCTGCAGATGCGCGACGGCATCATCTCCGGCCAGGGCGTGTCCGGCACCATGAAGGACAGCCGCGTGTTCCCGCCGCTGGTGGTGAAGATGCTCGCCGTGGGCGAGGAGACCGGCTCGCTCGACAAGATGCTGCTGAAGATCAGCTCCTACTACGACCGCGACGTGAGCTCCCTGGTGAAGAACCTGGCCACCGCCATCGAGCCCGTGCTGCTGGTGGTGATGGGCGTGGCGGTGCTGTTCTTCGCCCTCGCCGTGTTCATGCCCATGTGGAACCTCATGGGCGCCGTCCGGCACTGA
- a CDS encoding ferrochelatase produces MNSRCVLLLTYGEPPTPAFGDQLKYSWRILLGLTRSVAQIPKPVLPIIALKRGMARNRMWTEEKYGSPLEQITEQQAGRVRAELERLDPATSWDVRPAYEFRDPLLVDAIRAVPAGMPVDVVPMYVTCSAFTHDLSRQLLRGLPPAALGNRTVEVMPPLGEPRLAGVLVDHLLSELQRENFRPGADCALVLAAHGTLMSPPRPYETGRVATERLYGLVRDALKGHFGRIQNCWLNHVYGGEWTRPAADEALADLAKEGFKRVVYYPYGFLADNAESQLEGTQVLRTQTAMQTHHVACLNENAALAKLVARQVAGRVPLRAKRGS; encoded by the coding sequence ATGAATTCCCGCTGCGTGCTGCTGCTCACCTACGGCGAGCCCCCCACGCCCGCTTTCGGCGACCAACTGAAGTACTCCTGGCGCATCCTGCTGGGCCTCACCCGCTCGGTGGCGCAGATCCCCAAGCCGGTGCTGCCGATCATCGCGCTCAAGCGAGGAATGGCGCGCAACAGGATGTGGACGGAGGAGAAGTACGGCTCGCCCCTGGAGCAGATCACCGAGCAGCAGGCCGGGCGGGTGCGCGCCGAGCTGGAACGGCTGGACCCGGCCACGAGCTGGGACGTGCGGCCGGCCTACGAGTTCCGCGATCCGCTGCTGGTGGACGCCATCCGCGCCGTGCCCGCCGGGATGCCGGTGGACGTGGTGCCGATGTACGTGACCTGCTCGGCGTTCACCCACGATCTCTCGCGGCAGCTCCTGCGGGGACTCCCGCCGGCTGCCCTGGGCAATCGCACCGTGGAGGTGATGCCGCCGCTCGGCGAGCCGCGACTCGCGGGCGTGCTGGTGGACCACCTGCTGTCCGAGCTGCAGCGCGAGAACTTTCGCCCCGGCGCGGACTGCGCCCTGGTCCTCGCCGCGCACGGCACCCTCATGAGCCCCCCGCGCCCCTACGAGACCGGCCGGGTGGCCACCGAACGCCTTTATGGCCTGGTGCGCGATGCGCTGAAGGGACACTTCGGCAGGATCCAGAACTGCTGGCTCAACCACGTCTACGGAGGAGAATGGACCCGCCCCGCGGCCGACGAAGCCCTGGCCGACCTGGCGAAGGAGGGCTTCAAGCGGGTGGTGTACTACCCCTACGGCTTCCTGGCCGACAACGCCGAGAGCCAGCTCGAAGGCACCCAGGTCCTGCGAACCCAGACCGCCATGCAGACGCACCACGTGGCCTGCCTCAACGAGAACGCGGCGCTGGCGAAGCTGGTCGCGAGGCAGGTGGCCGGAAGGGTTCCGCTGAGGGCGAAGCGCGGGAGCTGA